tacagtgaaaaaaaatgatttcttttaaatctaaagcttaagctattgtaaaaacagatatgagtggtggcactgactgtgcaaatgggcaaggcatccagcctgacacagaagctggcaggcaggcaactgctcttctattacagtgaaaaaaatatattttttttaaatctaaagcttaagctattgtaaaaacagatatgaatgatggcactgggcaagtgggcacagtatccaatgtgaacctcacacagaagctggcaggcaggcaactgctcttctattacagtgaaaaaaaaatatttattttaaatctaaagcttaagctattgtaaaaacagatatgagtggtggcactgggcaagtgggcacagtatccaatgtgaacctcacacagaagctggcaggcaggcaactgctcttctattgcagtgattttttttttttttaacctaaagcttaagctattgtaaaaacagatatgagtggtggcactgggcaagtgggcacagtatccaatgtgaacctcacacagaagctggcaggcaggcaactgctcttctattacagtgaaaataaatattttttttaaaaaaaaattttttaatctaaagcttaagctattgtaaaaacagatatgagttgtggcactgggcaagtgggcacaatgtgaacctcacacagaagctggcaggcaggcacctgcaattacattacacaggaaaaaaaaaaaaaaaaagcagcctgaagttctagccctaaaaagggctttttggggtgctgtccttacagcagagatcagatgagtccttcaggattgtagtggacactgaataccctagcctagctatcaatttccctatctaatcagcagcagctaaactttccctcctctcactaagcatgcagcttcagaatgaatcgaaaatggatgctgggagggaggttggagggtgtggaagggagggagtgctgctgattggctggaatgtgtctgctgaccgagaggcacagggtcaaagtttgcccaatgatgatgaatagggggcggatcgaactgcgcatgtgtccgcccgccgcggcgaacgcgaacacgctaagttcgccaggaactgttcgccggcggacagttcggtacatcactagttctaATGAAGTGCGTCTAGTATTGCCCAGACAAATTCATGCAAACATATCTTGAAACAAGGATATGTGTAAAATTAGACCGTCATAATAATGCTTGTCGCTGGAGGCCGCGAGAAACTCAGACTAGTTCCCCATTGTCCGGGTAAACCATACAAACATTCGCTTACCGAACATGTAACGTAACATAGAATAGAGAGGTAAGTAACAATTGAATAGAACAAACAAAGACATGAAAGTGTATGTTCATATGTATGTGAGCCATGCAGCGGCCAAATGTAGTGTGCATGTGGACCATTTCGGGCAAACTCAGTTCGTAGACTGACCAGGAAGCAGTAACCAAGAAGCCAAGGGAAGGTAAGAGGTCAGCAAGGCATGAACCCCGgaggacactgacacaaatgGAGAGTAGAGCAGAGAGAGTGGCTGCAAATCAGCGCCTGTGTCTGGTGTCTACAAGGTATATAgctgggtaacccctcccacaattacaggctacgcctatatatatattgtagcggaggcctgatattccacaggttaactccactatagatcccagtgaggctcaggaacaagtattatagatccaTAGAAAAGTAATTCCAGCAGACAaaataatccaataatatcccaacagcactcccaataactggacgacacacagcatcaggaacagaactgatttttaatccacacagtctccttataaagcattctcccatgcaagggagggattcacattaattaggacagtaaccaatagtataaccgttacctcccacacatctcctcccctcagtatgaaacttaatcccattacacatactgtagtttccccccagttctgaatgtaccctaaaacaagtagttacaataatcctgggggtaccccctggtagccctgatctgggtgactaacatatccaaaaatcacccagatcggtccaggggttcgggagttaggtggagggtataatttgactgaccgcacacggtggtatccgaaaagagttccataggttttggccctgcggtcggtcttcgttcgggaggtaaaatacacattaaatattgccatccacgattaatcttggattcgtatgaatccccttgttcggtactttgaaactaccgaacgggggactgattagccttcccgttcgtGAGTTACGGAGCTATGGAGGTCTCATCGGTGTttgggtaatcgagtgtccgatttgagttccagacactcgacgaccaaacaccgctgagattttcgtgcgtaagatggccgccgccacgtgttcgtatcccgaacagcggccacccagatactgcATTAAAGTaccaattaacctgcggttagaaaAGTGTAACCGATTAATAAgatacacacttctctctgaggTGGTCTAtgggttcggtagtttacattcgtatggacatacatacattttaaccataggaataaaaaataatacacgaATTGCAATAATagtacagtcttttaggacagccctgacACCATCTGCTAAATATATATACTGGATAAAGAAGATCAGCACTTCCAGGTTTTTCAAAAAATTATGATTTACttaaaaagtgtcaaaaaatGCAAACCAGTGTTTGTCCTGAGGAACTGAAATGTTAGCATTTTTTGAAACTTTTTAAGTAAATcataatttttttgaaaaaccTGGAAGTGCTGATCTTCTTTATCCAGTATACAATTTAGGGGTAATAACACCGCATAAAAAGACTGTGAGTTGGAATGCAAGGtcttttttcctttatatatatatatatacaagattGATAACTTGCCTGCATTTTAACACGATTAATTGTATTAGCGCGTAAATCCCTTTGAGATTATCTATGGAAGAGTTCTGGGAAATTAAGTAGTGAGTGACGATAAGTAAATGAATATTAAGAATGCTATTTAAAGGCACGGCATGTTCCATGTTTCATACCATATGAAGTTGGATAAGGTGAGCACTAACTGTGTATacagataaattaattttactgaatTTATCATATTCTCTAGTATGCAAACTGAAACTTCTTTGCATTGTTTGTCTGAATGTGTTGCTGAAAGTGATTTGCTAACATTTGCACAACAGTAAATTAAGTGAGAACAAAATGTACACACAGGAATCTAATCATTATTTATTACTGTTTCTTATTGTCCAACTTTATTATGTTATAAGTTATTGACCAAAACGTTATGCATGAtcatagcatttaaaaaaaataaatggataatGATGCTATATGCAGTACTGTATGGTATACTGGAAAAACAATAACATATCTGATCAAAAAATCTATAAGTCGTGGATAAGATAGATAACAGAACAGTCAGAGCATTCATGAGACTGCACTCAAGTTTACCAGCACATAGAcagacttacagggttatttactaaagtggcgACTGTCAAAATtgattcaaagtgcatttcaagtTTAAGGGTCTGTAGTAAAACTGGAAACATAGTTGACTTGGAGAATCTTTCcagttcagcttttttttttaaaaaaaatttaaattcactttgaatccccgACCATTCTCACTTTACTATATCACCTTGTTAGACTTCCTGGAATGATAAATAATGAATGTAACTGTGCTCTAGATATAAATGGGAGATCTTTGCTCTTTTACACTATCAATTCATCTTTAATACTTACTACGGTGCTTAAAATGCACCTGTCAAGCTTCACACAATGTCAGCTAATTGTTCAGGAAATTAATTGACAAAGATGTATTCATAGGAAGTCAGTTTCTTGCATCTGTCAGCCGGTATtagtgatttaaaataaaactatgCTGATCCAAAATGTGCACTAACCATATTACAGTGTAAGCTGTGTGTGTCTATCACAGGTTCAtgttcccattgtacagcgctatggaattttgctggtgctatataaataataaaataataataataataattgagtgatttatatcattatataattttaaagaataACACCACATTAAATATTATTCAATTCatgttctttatttttcacagaaATTTAAAactgaatcttttaacactctcGGAAAGCTGTATTAAAAAGAATTATCCATGAAAAACCAGACATTTGACTTAAAGTTCCATATTCTAGGATTTTCTACATCTCAGGGAAAGCAAACTTTGCGATTCATATTATTTTTCTTCATCTATCTAACTGGCGTAGTTGGTAATGTAATTATAATTTCAGTTACCTATTTAAAAGTACAGTTACACACACCCATGTACTTATTTCTTAGTAATCTGTCCTTTGTAGATATATGTTATACTTCCGTCACTCTGCCAAAACTGATGAACATTTTCCTAACTGGAAACAATGAAATCTCATTCACACCATGCTTTACCCAGCTACACTTCTTTACAACGATGGGTTGTACGGAAGTTGTGTTACTGACATCCATGGCATATGATCGTTATGTTGCCATCTGTAATCCTTTAAGGTACTCTTTGGTAATGAGTAATAGTAGATGTCTTCAACTCATATTGGGCAGCTGGGCATTTGGATTTATTAATTCCCTTCTTTTTACAGTGTTTGCATCTCAGTTATCATTTTGCGGAAGTAAACAAATTCAGCAACTATTTTGTGACATTAAGTCATTGCTAAAAATTTCCTGCAGTGACACTAGAAAGTTTCAAATTATAGTGTATTTGGAGGTATTGTTCGCTGGACTTTGTCCCTTTGTCCTCAGCTTGACAtcctacataaaaataatatcaggcatTTTAAAAATCCAAACCACTGAAGGAAGAAGAAAATCCTTTTCTACCTGCACGTCTCACCTTACTGTCCTTCTTACATTTTATGGAACTATCTTCTGCATGTATATAAGGCCTCCGTCAGAACACTCTGAACAACTTGACCAGTTTTTTTCAGTACTTTATGTGGCGGTAACTCCCATGTTAAACCCCTTGATCTACAGTCTAAGAAATCAAGATGTGAAGAAAGCTTTAAAGGGAATTATTTATTTCAAAAATAAGCAAATTAAATGGTTTTTTGCATGAATGATTATTAAGTTAGTccacaaacaaaattaaacatgATCTCTTAATTTATAGTGTTTTTTTGCCCAAGAAAGCTCAAAGCATGTTAGTGAACATTAAATAAACACTCTAGCAGACCCTCAAAGAGACACCTACACAATcagtgcaaaaatataaaaaatatatttattaatgcatCCATTGTGCAATTAAAAAACCTGCAGCTGATTAACAGATTTTACTGATACTAACATTTTGTCATTCCCGATGTGAGATGAGAGTAGGATGTGTTTCATACCTCAAGTTCTTATTCTATAGTTCTATAAGTAAATGCCTAGTCCATTTCTGGCTGTATTTTGTTTTCTGCTTCCCTCAAACCTTATGTTAATGTATtaaaagcagtcagatatctcctttgaTCAAGCAGCTCATTACCCTgcaaattagaaattatatcccataACATACATAGCTacgtgatccaaggagatatctaacTGATATTTTGTGGTcatgaaggatttttttcctagtttgttgcaaaattggaagctcttcagactggatttttttgccttcttttggatcaacagcaagaacatatgtgaggaaggctgaacttgatggtcgcaagtctcttttcagctatgtaactacgtaACTATGTAATTTAAACAAAGTGTTctgcttatttatttataggATGAAGCCACAATTATGTCCAgtgtgttttattgtgttttgtgtcATCAAAACATGTTGATAGAAATACGTCAACTCCTAGAAACAATATCATGCTGATGAGAGACCTAACTTGTCAAAACTGTACAGTCCATGTTTGGTTTTTGGTAATTGATAATTTTAGATCACaacttatttttatgtttaaaagtGGCCCATTGCTAAGAATAACTGTACAAAAGCTGGGTGAAGTCTGAAAGATGTTGCCTGTTAATTTACAGtgaacaatttcttttttttcagtACAGTGGTTAAAAAAGTGCTgtactttttaaatttatgtttGGATCTCTGGAGATACAGGGATTACAGCAGTTTGGAGCCAGAGGTGTGCCTAAGTTGCATAGCACCCAGGGCGG
This Pelobates fuscus isolate aPelFus1 chromosome 3, aPelFus1.pri, whole genome shotgun sequence DNA region includes the following protein-coding sequences:
- the LOC134601099 gene encoding olfactory receptor 5V1-like — encoded protein: MKNQTFDLKFHILGFSTSQGKQTLRFILFFFIYLTGVVGNVIIISVTYLKVQLHTPMYLFLSNLSFVDICYTSVTLPKLMNIFLTGNNEISFTPCFTQLHFFTTMGCTEVVLLTSMAYDRYVAICNPLRYSLVMSNSRCLQLILGSWAFGFINSLLFTVFASQLSFCGSKQIQQLFCDIKSLLKISCSDTRKFQIIVYLEVLFAGLCPFVLSLTSYIKIISGILKIQTTEGRRKSFSTCTSHLTVLLTFYGTIFCMYIRPPSEHSEQLDQFFSVLYVAVTPMLNPLIYSLRNQDVKKALKGIIYFKNKQIKWFFA